From Gemmatimonadota bacterium:
AGGTGGAAGGTAGCAAATTCTCATTTTGATTACAATAAAAAATGAAGAAGGGAAGACCGGAGAATTTATTGTCCCTCTCCCGTTGAGATGATAGCATTTTTGTTCTGAATAGATTCCAATCTGGTACGGTGCTTTGGGACAGCATGGATACGCAAGCCTCGACCTACAGCCTTTCGGCGGTTATTCTGAGCGGTGGGAAAAGTTCGCGCATGGGGAGGCCGAAGGCGCTGCTGCCCTTTGACGACAAGCCGCTTATCGCTCACCTGGTCCAGCGGCTGTCCCAACGCTTTTCCGATATCGTTGTGGTCGCCGCACCGGACCAGACCCTGCCGGCCCTGCCGGTCACGCTGGTGCATGATACCGTGGCCTATCAGGGTCCGGTCGGAGGCCTCTACTACGGCCTGCGAGCGATCCGCGGCGCGGCGGCCTTTGTCACGTCGTGCGATGTGCCCTTTCTCCAGTTGCCGTTCATCGACTATCTCGTCTCGCAGCTCGATCACAACGGCCGTGACTATGATGTGGTCGTCCCCGTGTGGCAAGTCCGGCTTCAACCGCTGCACGCCGTGTATCGAAGGCGTGTCGTCCCCCATTTGCAAGAACAGCTCGCCACCCAACGCCTCCGTCCGGTCTATTTGTATGACACCGTGCCAACCCGGAAAGTATCGCCAACGGAAATCAAACGCTTTGACCCCGAGGGGCTGAGTTTCCTCAATATGAACACCCAGGCGGACTATCAGGCCGCCCTGGTCCGGTGGCGGACGCTGTCTGCGCCCATTTCCTGCACGGTGGAGTTGTTCGGCGTCGCGCGCCTGACCGCACACACCCCGCGCGTCCCGTTGACCCTTTCGGCTGAGGCAACCCTCGGAGACGCACTGGCTGTCTTAGGGGCGGAATGTCCCGCCCTCCTGGGTGCGGTGCTGTCCGCGGATGATACGGGACACACCAGCTTACGGAGCGGCTATACCTGCAACATCAATGGGAAAGATTTTGTTCGAGACGCGCACACCCGTCTCCGGGCGGGTGACAGCCTGTTGATCTTGTCGAGCGATGCGGGCGGATAAACCATGTACGGGTTCCACGGTCGTCTGCTCCGTATAGACCTCACCACGCAGTCCTACTCCTGGCAGGACATCGACGCGTCCCGGCTCACCGCGGTGCTGGGCGGTGTGGGCCTGGGCGCGTCTCTGCTGTACGATCACGCACCTCCTGGCGTGGAGCCGTTCTCGGCCGACAATCCGCTCATTTTCACCAGCGCCCCGCTGGTCGGAACGGGCCTGACCACCACCGCCAAATATGCGGTGGTCACCAAGTCGCCCCTGACCGGTTTTATTGCGGACTCGCTCTCCTCCAGT
This genomic window contains:
- a CDS encoding NTP transferase domain-containing protein; amino-acid sequence: MDTQASTYSLSAVILSGGKSSRMGRPKALLPFDDKPLIAHLVQRLSQRFSDIVVVAAPDQTLPALPVTLVHDTVAYQGPVGGLYYGLRAIRGAAAFVTSCDVPFLQLPFIDYLVSQLDHNGRDYDVVVPVWQVRLQPLHAVYRRRVVPHLQEQLATQRLRPVYLYDTVPTRKVSPTEIKRFDPEGLSFLNMNTQADYQAALVRWRTLSAPISCTVELFGVARLTAHTPRVPLTLSAEATLGDALAVLGAECPALLGAVLSADDTGHTSLRSGYTCNINGKDFVRDAHTRLRAGDSLLILSSDAGG